A stretch of the Bacillus sp. B-jedd genome encodes the following:
- a CDS encoding helix-turn-helix transcriptional regulator — protein MRNIELNKRQEKILQIVKENGPITGEHIADRLNLTRATLRPDLAILTMAGYLDARPRVGYFFTGKSGDQLLSEKLQKILVSDYQSRPVVVNENVSVYDSIVTMFLEDVGTLFVVDDKSVLAGVLSRKDLLRASLGNQELSSLPVNIIMTRMPNVTVCRKDDLLTDVAKLLIDRQIDAIPVIKDTDKGLEVTGRITKTSITKAFVSLGNAE, from the coding sequence GTGAGGAACATAGAACTGAATAAACGGCAGGAGAAAATTCTGCAAATAGTAAAAGAAAATGGTCCGATTACCGGTGAGCATATTGCGGACAGACTGAACCTGACCAGGGCAACATTAAGGCCCGACTTGGCCATATTGACCATGGCGGGCTACCTGGATGCCAGGCCAAGAGTCGGGTACTTCTTTACTGGAAAGTCAGGCGATCAGCTGTTATCGGAAAAACTGCAAAAAATACTCGTAAGTGATTACCAGTCAAGACCAGTTGTTGTAAATGAAAATGTCTCTGTATATGATTCGATCGTGACAATGTTCCTGGAGGATGTCGGCACACTCTTTGTGGTAGATGACAAATCCGTCCTTGCCGGAGTCCTTTCAAGGAAGGATTTACTCAGAGCGAGTCTTGGTAATCAGGAGCTATCCAGTCTGCCGGTCAACATCATCATGACAAGAATGCCGAATGTGACGGTGTGCCGGAAAGACGATCTTCTGACCGATGTGGCCAAGTTGCTGATTGACAGGCAAATTGATGCCATTCCAGTCATAAAAGATACGGATAAAGGCCTTGAAGTAACAGGCAGGATAACAAAAACCAGTATTACAAAAGCCTTTGTTTCATTGGGTAACGCAGAGTGA
- the dnaG gene encoding DNA primase: MAVRIPEEKINQIRQSVDIVEVVGEYVQLKKQGRNYFGLCPFHGENSPSFSVSPEKQIFHCFGCGTGGNVFSFLMELEGASFTDAAVKLAARAGIELEVSQANESAGRAGQAALQPLYEAHELLNKFYHHILVHTKDGQEALEYLLERGFTRESIDKFQIGYALDSWDFVTNFLLKRGFKPEEMEKAGLIIKRERDGTYFDRFRNRIMFPLFDQNGKTIAFSGRTMGGENPKYLNSPETAIFNKSRTLYNFHLAKPVIRRQNHAVLFEGFADVISSDRAGVENGIGTMGTSLTPEHISLIRRNAQQVTVCFDSDHAGIEAAFRAGLMLAEAAIDIRVAVMPDSLDPDDYIKKYGEEKFRTEIIGASLTWMSFKFLYYRRGKNLQNEGDRLAYIEKIISEISLLPNVVEKDHYLRQLADEFSLSLEALKQQLSVSGPKNKQQEQRPVPAAQNRFSPRLVTELKPAHFTAERRMIAHMLRNRDVAYKIQEMLNGNTFHHDEHQAIFTYLFGYFEEREQFELVDFLDYIKDEKLRRMVAEIGMMTVNEELGDKELSDYINQVLKYEKMLKIKEKRAQQKEADSQKDYPRAIQLGKEILELQKSL; encoded by the coding sequence ATGGCGGTGCGCATACCCGAAGAAAAAATCAATCAGATACGCCAATCTGTTGATATAGTAGAAGTTGTCGGTGAATATGTGCAGCTTAAGAAACAGGGCCGCAATTATTTTGGCCTTTGTCCATTCCATGGGGAAAATTCACCTTCCTTTTCTGTATCACCTGAAAAGCAGATTTTTCACTGCTTCGGGTGCGGTACAGGAGGAAATGTTTTTTCTTTTTTAATGGAACTTGAAGGTGCTTCCTTCACCGATGCGGCAGTGAAACTCGCTGCCAGGGCGGGAATTGAACTGGAAGTCAGCCAGGCGAATGAGTCTGCAGGCAGAGCCGGACAGGCGGCCCTCCAGCCGCTCTATGAAGCACATGAGCTTCTAAATAAATTTTACCACCATATTCTTGTCCATACAAAAGACGGGCAGGAAGCGCTGGAATATTTGCTGGAAAGGGGATTCACCAGGGAGTCAATTGATAAATTCCAAATAGGCTATGCGCTTGATTCCTGGGATTTCGTCACCAACTTCCTCTTGAAGAGGGGCTTTAAGCCGGAAGAAATGGAAAAAGCCGGTCTAATAATAAAGCGGGAACGTGATGGCACCTATTTTGACAGGTTCCGAAATCGAATTATGTTTCCTCTTTTTGACCAAAACGGAAAAACGATTGCTTTTTCAGGAAGGACAATGGGAGGGGAAAACCCTAAATATCTGAACAGTCCTGAAACAGCAATCTTTAATAAAAGCAGAACATTGTACAATTTTCACTTGGCAAAGCCTGTTATACGCCGGCAGAACCACGCTGTCCTTTTCGAGGGGTTTGCGGATGTCATCTCGTCTGACCGAGCCGGCGTTGAAAATGGAATCGGGACAATGGGCACCTCCCTGACACCGGAGCACATATCCTTGATTCGCCGCAATGCCCAGCAGGTAACTGTCTGCTTTGACTCTGATCATGCGGGAATAGAAGCCGCATTCAGGGCGGGCCTCATGCTAGCGGAGGCTGCGATTGATATTCGGGTGGCCGTGATGCCTGACAGTCTTGATCCTGACGATTATATCAAGAAATATGGCGAGGAAAAATTCAGGACAGAAATCATCGGGGCCAGCCTCACATGGATGTCATTCAAATTCCTTTATTATCGGCGGGGGAAAAATCTCCAAAATGAAGGAGATAGGCTCGCCTATATAGAAAAGATAATAAGCGAAATAAGCCTGTTGCCGAACGTAGTTGAAAAAGACCACTATTTAAGGCAGCTGGCCGATGAATTCTCGCTTTCGCTGGAAGCTCTAAAACAGCAATTGTCTGTTTCCGGCCCAAAGAATAAACAGCAGGAACAACGTCCAGTCCCTGCTGCACAGAACCGCTTTAGCCCCAGGCTGGTAACTGAATTGAAGCCTGCCCATTTCACAGCGGAACGGCGGATGATTGCCCATATGCTTCGGAATAGGGATGTGGCTTATAAAATTCAGGAAATGCTGAATGGAAATACATTTCATCATGACGAGCACCAGGCGATTTTCACCTACCTTTTCGGCTACTTTGAGGAAAGGGAACAATTTGAGCTTGTTGATTTCCTTGATTATATAAAGGATGAAAAGCTTAGGAGGATGGTTGCCGAAATTGGAATGATGACAGTGAATGAGGAATTGGGCGATAAAGAGCTATCTGATTATATCAATCAGGTGTTGAAATATGAAAAGATGTTAAAAATAAAGGAAAAAAGGGCACAGCAGAAAGAAGCTGATTCCCAAAAGGATTACCCGCGGGCCATCCAGCTGGGTAAAGAAATACTTGAGTTGCAAAAATCATTGTAA
- the ybeY gene encoding rRNA maturation RNase YbeY, with translation MTLTIDFLDETNTVKDEAANQLESLLNFAAEQLQVEDGSEVSITFVGNERIREINRDYRNKDVPTDVISFPMEELGEGEMEIMGEGMPRILGDIIISIPKTEEQAKEYGHSLMRELGFLAVHGFLHLLGFDHETKEEETEMFSLQKDILEGYGLSRQQG, from the coding sequence ATGACTTTAACGATCGACTTTTTAGATGAAACAAATACAGTTAAGGATGAAGCGGCCAACCAGCTGGAAAGCCTGCTTAATTTTGCCGCGGAACAATTACAGGTTGAAGATGGAAGTGAAGTTTCGATTACTTTTGTCGGAAACGAAAGAATACGTGAAATTAACCGCGACTACAGGAATAAGGATGTGCCAACTGATGTTATTTCCTTTCCGATGGAGGAACTAGGCGAAGGGGAAATGGAAATAATGGGTGAAGGGATGCCTAGGATTTTAGGTGATATTATCATTTCAATTCCGAAAACAGAGGAGCAGGCTAAAGAATACGGCCACTCATTAATGAGGGAACTTGGATTCCTGGCTGTTCATGGCTTTCTTCACCTTCTTGGTTTCGACCATGAAACGAAAGAAGAAGAGACCGAGATGTTTTCCCTTCAAAAAGACATCCTTGAGGGATACGGTCTTTCAAGGCAGCAAGGATAG
- a CDS encoding YaiI/YqxD family protein produces MDADSCPVKEEIAHLASDFSVPAIFVASYAHTVTNPLYADWDWRYVDSSREAADLYIMNHTMKGDIVVTQDIGLASTLLPKGVYVLSPKGILFEDKDIQTALDIRFLNAKARARGIYGKGPSPFSEVERKRFVRVLSEIFATAAVRKEPD; encoded by the coding sequence GTGGATGCGGATTCTTGCCCTGTTAAAGAGGAAATCGCCCATTTGGCGTCCGACTTTTCTGTCCCGGCCATATTTGTCGCATCTTATGCCCATACTGTGACAAATCCGTTATATGCAGACTGGGATTGGAGATATGTGGATTCTAGCCGTGAAGCGGCGGATCTTTATATCATGAACCATACCATGAAAGGGGACATTGTTGTTACCCAGGATATCGGCCTTGCTTCCACCCTGCTTCCGAAAGGGGTTTATGTATTGTCCCCCAAGGGAATTTTATTTGAGGATAAAGACATCCAGACAGCCTTGGATATCCGTTTTTTAAACGCCAAAGCAAGGGCAAGGGGGATTTACGGGAAAGGCCCCTCACCTTTTTCAGAGGTGGAGCGAAAACGATTTGTCCGGGTACTGTCAGAAATCTTTGCAACTGCGGCAGTCCGCAAAGAGCCGGATTGA
- a CDS encoding YqzL family protein, with protein MLDFTWKVFSQTGSIDTYLLFKEMEKEGQDIPGNLDEELAQTDFPVS; from the coding sequence ATGTTGGATTTTACCTGGAAAGTATTCAGTCAGACAGGCAGCATTGACACATACCTTCTCTTTAAAGAAATGGAGAAGGAAGGGCAAGACATTCCCGGCAATCTTGACGAAGAGCTAGCGCAAACAGATTTTCCCGTTTCATAA
- a CDS encoding diacylglycerol kinase family protein, with protein MRLIKSFGYAIAGIAEAARKERNLRIHLIIGTAVIALAFFFSITATEWLFILFAIGGMISLELMNSAIERAVDLSTEEFHPLAKQAKDMAAGAVLVFACLSVIIGLIIFWPRLAGMPGL; from the coding sequence ATGAGGCTGATCAAATCATTTGGCTATGCGATAGCTGGGATTGCTGAGGCTGCAAGGAAGGAAAGAAACCTTAGGATTCATCTTATTATTGGGACGGCAGTCATTGCCCTTGCTTTTTTCTTTTCAATAACGGCAACGGAATGGCTTTTTATCCTATTCGCTATCGGCGGGATGATCTCGCTGGAACTGATGAATTCAGCTATCGAAAGGGCGGTTGATCTCTCAACTGAGGAGTTTCACCCTTTGGCAAAACAAGCAAAGGATATGGCGGCTGGGGCAGTTTTAGTATTTGCTTGCCTTTCAGTCATTATAGGGTTGATTATTTTTTGGCCCAGGCTTGCGGGTATGCCGGGTCTATAG
- a CDS encoding glycine--tRNA ligase: protein MSITMDQIVSHAKHRGFVFPGSEIYGGLANTWDYGPLGVELKNNIKKAWWKKFVQESPYNVGLDAAILMNPRTWEASGHIGNFNDPMIDCKKCKSRHRADKIIENALDEKGIELVVDGLPFEKMEELIKEYDIACPECGSKEFTGIRQFNLMFKTFQGVTESSTNEIFLRPETAQGIFVNFKNVQRTMRKKLPFGIAQIGKSFRNEITPGNFTFRTREFEQMELEFFCQPGSELEWFAYWKDFAEKWLLSLGMRRENLRLRDHSDDELSHYSNATTDFEYKFPFGWGELWGVASRTDYDLKQHMQYSGEDFHYLDPETNEKYIPYCIEPSLGADRVTLAYLIDAYEEEQLEDGTSRTVMHLHPALAPFKAAILPLSKKLSDSAREVFKDLSSEFMVDFDETGSIGKRYRRHDEIGTPFCITVDFDTAEDRMVTVRDRDTMEQTRIPISGLAAFLKEKTHF from the coding sequence ATGAGCATTACGATGGATCAAATTGTCTCCCACGCAAAACACAGAGGATTCGTTTTTCCTGGGTCAGAAATTTACGGAGGGCTTGCAAATACGTGGGATTACGGGCCGCTCGGTGTAGAACTTAAGAACAATATTAAGAAAGCCTGGTGGAAAAAGTTCGTCCAGGAATCTCCTTATAATGTCGGCCTTGACGCCGCAATCCTGATGAACCCTAGAACATGGGAAGCTTCTGGGCATATCGGCAATTTCAATGACCCGATGATCGATTGCAAAAAATGCAAATCGAGGCACAGGGCAGATAAAATTATCGAAAATGCACTTGATGAAAAAGGAATCGAACTTGTTGTCGATGGGCTTCCGTTTGAAAAAATGGAGGAGCTGATCAAGGAATATGATATCGCGTGCCCAGAATGCGGCAGCAAGGAATTTACTGGCATCAGGCAATTCAATTTAATGTTTAAAACCTTCCAGGGTGTTACCGAGTCGAGCACGAATGAGATTTTTCTCCGTCCGGAGACAGCCCAAGGGATTTTTGTAAACTTCAAAAATGTGCAAAGGACAATGAGGAAAAAACTCCCGTTCGGAATCGCGCAAATAGGAAAAAGTTTCAGGAATGAAATAACTCCTGGCAATTTTACTTTCCGGACGAGGGAATTCGAGCAGATGGAGCTAGAGTTTTTCTGCCAGCCAGGATCAGAGCTTGAATGGTTTGCCTATTGGAAGGACTTTGCCGAAAAATGGCTATTAAGCCTTGGAATGCGAAGGGAAAACCTGCGGCTGCGTGATCATTCGGATGATGAATTGTCCCATTACAGCAATGCGACAACTGATTTCGAATATAAGTTTCCATTCGGCTGGGGAGAGCTTTGGGGAGTTGCTTCAAGGACCGATTACGATTTGAAGCAACATATGCAATATTCCGGAGAAGACTTCCATTACCTTGATCCTGAAACGAATGAAAAATATATCCCTTATTGCATAGAACCATCACTCGGGGCTGACAGGGTTACACTTGCTTACCTGATTGACGCTTACGAAGAGGAACAATTGGAGGACGGTACATCAAGGACCGTCATGCATCTGCACCCAGCGCTGGCACCTTTCAAAGCGGCTATTTTACCTCTGTCAAAAAAACTATCAGATTCGGCTCGTGAAGTTTTCAAGGACCTTTCATCTGAATTCATGGTCGATTTTGACGAGACAGGATCAATTGGAAAGAGATACCGCCGCCATGATGAGATTGGGACGCCATTCTGCATAACAGTTGATTTCGATACAGCAGAGGATCGCATGGTGACTGTCAGGGATCGTGATACGATGGAGCAGACACGCATTCCAATTAGCGGGCTGGCAGCTTTCCTGAAGGAAAAAACACATTTCTAA
- a CDS encoding pyruvate, water dikinase regulatory protein, translating to MEQPIIYVVSDSVGETAELVTKAAITQFNGNHIKLKRFPYVEDTEHIDEVISLASFDKGMIAFTLVKPQMRSYMMESAEKAGIRAVDLIGPLMDQIQAFSGKTPLFEPGLVRKLDEDYFKKVEAIEFAVKYDDGRDPRGLMKADIILIGVSRTSKTPLSQYLAHQRLKVANVPLVPEVDPPEELYKVSPEKCFGLKISPEKLNNIRIERLKSLGLNDSASYANIVRIKEELAFFDMIIEKIGCPIIDVTNKAVEETANVILSKVQK from the coding sequence ATGGAGCAGCCAATCATCTATGTCGTGTCCGATTCGGTGGGAGAGACGGCCGAACTTGTAACGAAGGCGGCAATCACTCAATTTAACGGTAATCACATTAAACTGAAAAGGTTTCCTTATGTGGAAGATACAGAACATATTGATGAAGTCATTTCGCTGGCTTCGTTCGATAAAGGGATGATCGCCTTTACATTAGTAAAACCGCAAATGCGTTCCTATATGATGGAAAGTGCCGAGAAAGCTGGTATACGGGCGGTTGACCTAATCGGGCCTCTAATGGATCAAATACAAGCTTTTTCAGGGAAAACTCCGTTGTTTGAACCGGGTCTTGTCAGGAAGCTTGATGAAGATTATTTTAAAAAGGTGGAAGCGATTGAATTTGCCGTGAAATACGATGACGGCAGAGACCCAAGGGGACTGATGAAAGCAGATATCATCCTAATTGGAGTTTCAAGGACATCAAAAACCCCGCTATCCCAGTACTTGGCACATCAACGGCTTAAGGTGGCGAATGTTCCGCTTGTGCCGGAAGTAGACCCTCCTGAGGAACTATATAAAGTGTCGCCGGAAAAATGCTTTGGCTTGAAAATAAGCCCGGAGAAGTTAAATAATATCCGCATTGAACGACTTAAATCACTTGGTTTAAACGACAGCGCCAGCTATGCCAACATTGTCAGGATTAAAGAAGAGCTAGCCTTTTTTGATATGATTATAGAAAAAATAGGCTGCCCGATCATTGATGTGACGAATAAAGCGGTGGAAGAAACAGCGAATGTGATTTTGAGCAAAGTCCAAAAGTAA
- a CDS encoding HD family phosphohydrolase — protein sequence MILLQQQFQRIKQLLNFAFFRIVFFVILGVVLFLSMYSNVKPEQLKLGLFDVAEKTVVSPLTVEDRESTEAKRKEELDRIPAVYTLKREYSKNQVDLVGSIYDSAIKVNQEAQEEMKKAAEEAEEGEPKPEITPISVADKVKDLKGRLTSSVIEELPEEVFLALVSADNSQLAIAKDLTITAISNEMDSRISADEVENAKKRVEEEIKYTTMDTSLKQASILLGRFAVIQNEFYDPQATEEKRRQASESVEPVKILEGQVIVEEGELVTHEIYRQLKLTGLLGSQDSKKPFIGLTLLIVIVLSAFYYYFTQQKVTSDKKQTSLLLFGIIFSFSIILMKIVSQFQQLDYEGISYLVPAAMAGMLLTILIDEKLAWLTAVVQAICGSIIFNEEMTGTLNMSAGIYQLCGGLAATFLLKGQNARSKILPAGLFVSLVNLAIVFTLLFLRNTQYSGVEYGLLFIFAAVSGIASAVLALGILPFLETSFGILSTMRLIELSNPNHPLLKKILTEAPGTYHHSVMVANMSEAACEAIGANGLLARVGCYYHDIGKTKRPIFFIENQMNRENPHDRLSPQKSAQIIIAHATDGAALLRKHRMPKEIIEIAEQHHGTSLIKYFYHKANQSGTAKESDYRYPGPKAQTKETAIIAIADSVEAAVRSMSHPTPEQIEALVNSIISDKLQDGQLNECDLTLKEIEIVAHTLCETLKGIFHSRIEYPAEITKQKVIQA from the coding sequence ATGATTTTGCTTCAACAGCAATTTCAGAGAATTAAGCAATTGCTAAACTTTGCTTTTTTTAGGATCGTTTTTTTCGTTATTCTAGGTGTTGTCCTTTTCCTGTCCATGTATAGCAATGTCAAGCCGGAACAATTGAAGCTTGGCCTCTTTGACGTTGCCGAAAAGACAGTGGTGTCTCCGCTTACAGTGGAAGATAGAGAGAGTACAGAGGCTAAACGGAAAGAAGAACTGGACCGGATCCCCGCGGTCTACACTCTCAAAAGGGAATACTCCAAAAACCAAGTCGATTTAGTCGGTTCTATTTACGATTCTGCCATTAAAGTGAATCAGGAAGCCCAAGAAGAAATGAAAAAAGCGGCGGAGGAGGCGGAGGAGGGGGAGCCAAAGCCGGAGATAACGCCGATATCTGTTGCGGATAAGGTGAAGGATTTAAAAGGGAGACTAACATCTTCCGTCATAGAAGAATTACCGGAAGAGGTTTTTTTAGCGCTTGTCAGCGCCGATAATAGCCAATTGGCCATAGCGAAAGACTTGACGATTACGGCAATCAGCAATGAGATGGATAGCAGGATATCAGCAGATGAAGTTGAAAATGCTAAAAAAAGAGTTGAAGAAGAAATTAAATACACCACTATGGATACAAGTTTAAAGCAGGCGTCCATTCTTTTGGGGCGATTTGCTGTCATCCAGAATGAATTTTATGACCCGCAGGCAACTGAAGAAAAGCGCAGACAAGCTTCGGAAAGTGTTGAACCTGTCAAGATCCTTGAGGGCCAGGTCATTGTAGAGGAAGGGGAACTTGTCACCCATGAAATATACCGCCAGCTTAAGCTTACCGGCCTCCTTGGCAGCCAGGATTCGAAAAAACCATTTATAGGGCTAACCTTATTGATTGTCATTGTTTTATCGGCATTTTATTATTATTTCACACAGCAAAAAGTAACCTCTGATAAAAAACAAACCAGTCTTTTGCTCTTCGGGATTATATTTTCATTTTCCATCATTTTGATGAAAATAGTCAGTCAGTTTCAGCAGTTGGATTATGAGGGAATAAGTTATTTAGTTCCTGCCGCAATGGCCGGCATGTTGCTCACAATCCTGATCGATGAGAAGCTCGCGTGGCTTACCGCAGTCGTTCAGGCCATTTGCGGGAGCATTATTTTTAATGAAGAAATGACCGGTACCTTGAATATGTCCGCAGGTATTTATCAATTATGCGGAGGGTTAGCCGCAACGTTCCTGCTGAAGGGGCAAAATGCAAGGTCGAAAATATTGCCGGCTGGATTATTTGTTTCCTTAGTCAATCTTGCAATTGTGTTCACCCTTTTATTTTTAAGGAACACTCAGTATTCCGGGGTGGAATATGGTTTGCTCTTTATATTCGCCGCCGTATCAGGGATCGCCTCAGCAGTCCTGGCCTTGGGTATCCTGCCGTTTTTAGAAACGAGCTTCGGGATTTTATCAACGATGAGGCTGATTGAACTTTCAAATCCGAACCATCCCCTGCTCAAAAAGATTCTGACTGAAGCACCGGGCACCTATCATCACAGTGTCATGGTTGCGAACATGTCTGAAGCGGCCTGCGAAGCAATCGGGGCAAATGGCCTGCTAGCCAGGGTGGGTTGTTATTACCATGATATCGGCAAAACAAAACGCCCAATTTTTTTTATTGAAAACCAAATGAATAGGGAAAATCCGCATGACCGGTTATCGCCGCAGAAAAGTGCGCAAATTATTATTGCGCATGCAACGGATGGAGCCGCGCTGCTGAGAAAGCATCGGATGCCAAAAGAAATTATCGAAATCGCCGAACAGCACCATGGCACTTCACTAATAAAATATTTTTATCATAAAGCGAACCAGAGCGGGACTGCGAAGGAAAGTGACTACCGCTACCCAGGGCCGAAAGCGCAGACAAAGGAAACGGCCATTATAGCCATCGCGGACAGCGTGGAGGCAGCCGTAAGGTCGATGTCCCATCCTACCCCCGAGCAAATTGAAGCGCTTGTCAATTCGATCATTTCTGATAAACTTCAGGATGGGCAGCTGAATGAATGCGATTTAACATTGAAAGAAATTGAGATTGTTGCACATACACTATGTGAAACTTTAAAGGGGATCTTTCATTCAAGAATTGAATATCCCGCAGAAATTACGAAACAGAAGGTGATACAGGCATGA
- the era gene encoding GTPase Era: protein MEKENKGYKSGFISIIGRPNVGKSTFLNRVIGQKIAIMSDKPQTTRNKVQGVLTLDDAQLIFIDTPGIHKPKHKLGDFMMKVAQNTLKGVDLILFMVSAEEGFGKGEEFILEKFKSVKTPVFLIINKIDKVHPDELLKIIDDYKDKHPFDSIVPISALEGNNVGRLLEQIKEHMPEGPQFYPADQVTDHPERFIVSELIREKALHLTREEVPHSLAVVIEKMERDGQKDLVHVMATIVVERDSQKGIVIGKQGAMLKEIGKRARLDIEQLLGTKVFLELWVKVQKDWRNKMSQLRDYGFREDEY from the coding sequence ATGGAGAAAGAAAACAAAGGCTATAAATCAGGATTTATTTCGATCATAGGAAGGCCCAATGTCGGAAAATCAACATTTTTAAACAGGGTGATCGGGCAAAAAATCGCGATTATGAGCGATAAACCACAGACAACCCGCAACAAAGTGCAGGGGGTACTGACCCTTGATGATGCGCAATTGATATTTATTGATACCCCCGGCATTCATAAGCCCAAGCATAAGCTTGGTGATTTTATGATGAAAGTCGCACAAAATACACTAAAGGGCGTAGACTTGATTCTTTTTATGGTCAGTGCCGAAGAAGGATTCGGAAAAGGTGAAGAGTTCATTCTTGAAAAATTCAAGTCTGTCAAAACACCTGTTTTTCTAATAATAAATAAAATCGATAAGGTGCATCCTGATGAGCTCTTGAAGATAATTGACGATTATAAAGATAAACACCCATTCGATTCGATTGTTCCCATTTCGGCCCTTGAAGGCAATAATGTCGGCCGGCTTTTGGAGCAAATAAAAGAGCATATGCCAGAAGGGCCCCAATTTTACCCGGCTGACCAGGTGACAGACCATCCGGAGCGGTTCATTGTCTCCGAATTGATCAGGGAAAAAGCACTTCACCTTACAAGGGAGGAAGTTCCCCACTCCCTGGCCGTAGTGATTGAAAAGATGGAGCGGGATGGACAAAAGGATTTAGTCCATGTTATGGCAACCATTGTGGTTGAAAGAGATTCACAAAAGGGAATCGTTATTGGCAAGCAGGGAGCCATGCTGAAGGAAATCGGGAAACGGGCAAGGCTGGATATCGAACAACTCCTTGGCACAAAAGTTTTCCTCGAACTGTGGGTGAAAGTCCAGAAGGATTGGCGGAATAAAATGTCCCAGCTTCGTGATTATGGTTTCAGGGAAGATGAATATTAA
- the recO gene encoding DNA repair protein RecO codes for MLQKCEGIIIRTTDYGETNKVVTMYTREWGKTGAMARGAKKTNSRLAAITQLLTHGYFLIQKGSGLGTLQQGEVISSLKTVREDIFLTAYASYIAELTDKATEDNKPNPFLFELLYQTLDYLNEGIDPEVLMFIYEMKMLNVMGLYPVLDQCSVCGSTDGHFSFSIREGGFICHRCLEKDPYHFKISPAAARLLRLFYYFDLTRLGNVSVKKETKEELKKIISAYYEEYSGLSLKSKKFLKSMESFRDMV; via the coding sequence ATGCTGCAAAAATGTGAAGGCATCATCATTAGAACAACTGATTATGGCGAGACGAATAAGGTTGTCACAATGTATACAAGGGAGTGGGGAAAGACCGGAGCGATGGCCCGTGGCGCCAAAAAGACGAACAGCAGGCTGGCGGCGATCACACAGCTCTTGACACACGGTTATTTCCTCATTCAGAAAGGAAGCGGGCTTGGGACTCTTCAGCAGGGAGAAGTCATTTCTTCACTGAAAACTGTCCGAGAAGACATCTTCCTGACGGCATATGCAAGCTATATTGCCGAGCTCACCGACAAGGCGACAGAAGACAATAAGCCCAACCCGTTCTTATTTGAACTTCTTTATCAAACACTTGATTATTTAAACGAAGGGATCGATCCCGAAGTCCTGATGTTTATTTATGAAATGAAAATGCTCAATGTCATGGGACTCTATCCTGTCCTGGATCAATGCTCCGTTTGCGGCAGCACAGACGGGCATTTTTCATTTTCAATCAGGGAGGGCGGCTTTATCTGCCATCGCTGTCTCGAAAAAGATCCTTACCACTTTAAAATCTCCCCGGCAGCAGCCAGGCTTTTGCGGCTTTTTTATTATTTTGATTTAACACGTTTAGGAAACGTCTCAGTAAAAAAGGAAACAAAGGAAGAGCTGAAGAAGATTATTTCCGCTTATTATGAGGAATATTCCGGGCTTAGCCTAAAGTCGAAAAAATTCCTAAAGTCAATGGAAAGCTTTCGGGATATGGTTTAA